GCAACCTCCAATTCCAATGAATTTTGGACCTACAGGTCAAGCCTAAAGAAGATAGGAGGCTGTTTAAAAAGTAAATTTCTTGTCAATTTGAATTTATTTTAGATTCTTATGTTGTTTGATTATCAGTATTTTAAGATGCTGAAACAAGTTCAGCAAGACAAGTCTAAATCTTTTTTAGACAACCTCTTTTTTGCTTAAAACTTTCTGAAGAAATGATACTAACTTTTTTAAGTATCAATTTTGATTGGTAAGAAAAATCCCATCAATTTAAAGATATATCGAGTCATAACTAGTTATATAGAGTACGCTTTTCTATATTGCAGTTTCCGTTTGTCGGTTGTTCTTTTTTAAAACATCATAATACAAAAAATCTACAATTTCTTTTCTACACTGGTTCATAGGTCTGCCAGACCAGCTATGATCTCCTTTTTTAATAGTATATAAATAAAAGGATTTATCAATTTCTTTAAGTTTATTAGCAATTGCTTTTGAACCGTATAATTTTAAATATCCAACACTATTTTTATCACAATAATGATGAGGAGCAACATTATAAGGTACTAATTTATCATTAGTTCCATGAAATAATTGAGTTGGAATTGCTGTTTTAGTAGTTATATTATCTAAAGTGATTATAGCACCAGCCATACTAATAACCCCAGCAAATTTAACTTCTTTTGATAATGTTTTACTAGTATACACATATGCTAAATTTAAAACAGCTTCTGCACCAGCACTAGTGCCCATTAAAATAATTTGATTGGGATTAATATTAAACCGTTCTTTATATTTTATAAGATAATTAGTTGCTTGAATAATATCATCTGATGCAGTGTTAAAAGCATTTATTTTATCGGATGATTTTGTATTACAGCCAAAACCTAGCTTTTTCATTGTTAATTGATAAGATATAGAAGCAACAGCATAACCACGCTCAGCCATATTATTTGCAAACGATTCTATGTTTATATCATCTCTTTTTCCACCAGAAAATCCACCTCCATGAACATATAAAATTAATGGAGTTGTAGATTTCATTCTTCTTGGTTTGTAAAAATCTAACTTTAATTTAATACTATCCAATTTTTTATAAGTTCGTGTTTTTTTAGAAACCTTTGTAACTTCATTTAAATATAAAGTTTGACAAAAACTTTTCTGTAGGATAAAACAGCATAAAAAAGTAATAAATATTTTCATAATATATAAGTCGTTATTAAGGCTACTTACCTTTCAAAGTATCAAAAATATTTCTGAAATATTTATATAAAAAAGCATTTGTTTTCACATAATAAAAAGAAATAAAACAAACGGACATTATAAATAGAGATGCTCCAAAAACAGCTTGCCAATCAGAAAGTGTTTTACCAATTAATTTTAAACCAATTCCAGTAAAACTTCCATAAATAATAATAAAATGAATTACATAAATGGATAAAGTTTTTTGTCCGATTTTTAATATTAAAGGAAATTTTAAATACTTTTCAAAAGCGTAAAAAAATGCAAAATAGATAAAAACATTTCCTAGTCTTGTAAAAAGGTAATTATAACTCGCTGAATCTAAAAATAGTTTGATGTTTGTAATTTTAGATATTTCAGATAAAATGTAGGAAGAGTAAAATATTAGAATTAAACCAATCACGAAAAAAGATACTATGGCTTTTAATTTAAACTTTTTTTTATGTAAGTTTTTATGAAAAAGTGTTGCTAAAAAGGCTCCAAAAGCTACATAACCAAACCATGGGATTATAGTAAAAATAGATCCATTACTTTTAGAAATATAATTGCTGAAAAATAATGGTAAATTTTCGAAAGATAATCCACGATAAAGGGGTTCCGTTAAGAAAATTAAAACACCTATTGAAACAGATACTATTGAAAACAGCATTGTTTTTTTACCCGATAAAAAATATAATATGATAATTAGAATTAAACTTAACCCAATACATTGTAGAACATCTATTACTAAAAAATAGGTATTAAAACTTCCAGAAAGCCATTGTAAGATTGGAGACCTTATAAGGTACCCTACAAAAACTAAAAAGAAACCTCTAATAATTCCTTTTCGCATTCGTTCTTTTTCATTTCCTTTTTCTTTTGCTTTTAAAAGTAAATAAGTAAAAATTAATCCAGAAATTGTAAAAAAAGTAGGTGCAGTTATACCTCTAAAATAAGACCAAATTGCGTATGGAACTAAATTTAAATCTCTATATTCAACAGCTAAAAGTGTGTCAATAAAATGACCTTGAAGCATCATAATAATGGCAAAAGCACGAATAATATCAATAAAATATAATCTTTTAGATTCCAATATTTAAAATTTACGCCTTAAATGTAAGGATATATTTATCATATCTTAAAAATAAAATGAGTTAGTTATTTTATGATAACTAAATTAAATTTTTCTCGTTTTATGAATTAACCAAAAATCAGCTAAAACTAATGCAGTCATCGCTTCAATAATTGGCACAGCTCTTGGAACAACACAAGGATCATGCCTTCCTTTACCAGTAATTTCTGTTATTTCATTTTCAGAATTTATGGTCTGTTGACTGCTCATAATGGTTGCTACAGGTTTAAAAGCAACTCTAAAGTAGATATCCATTCCATTGCTAATTCCACCTTGAACTCCACCAGATAAATTAGATTGTGTAGAGCCATCAGCATTAAAAATATCATTATGTTCAGAACCTTTCATTCTTGCACCACAAAAACCACTACCAAACTCAAAACCTTTTACAGCGTTAATTGAAAGCATTGCTTTGCCCAACTCTGCATGTAGTTTATTAAAAATTGGTTCACCTAAACCAACAGGCATGTTTTGTGCAACACATGTAATTGTTCCACCAATAGTATCACCTTGTTTTCTAATTTCTTTAATTTTAGCAATCATTTTTTCTGCTGATGTTCCATCTGGACAGCGAACAATATTATCTTCTGTTTTAGAAAAATCTAATTCTTGATAAGGTTTATCAATAAAAATATCTCCAACTGAAGATGTAAAAGCGTTAATCTTAATATTTGCAATTAATTGTTTTGCTAAGGCACCAGCAACTACCCAATTCGCAGTTTCACGAGCAGAACTTCTACCACCACCTCTATAATCTCTAATTCCATATTTTTGATCATATGTAAAATCTGCATGAGAAGGTCTGTAAATATTAGTATTATGATTATAATCTTTACTTTTCTGGTTGGTGTTTTTGATGATGAAGCCAATAGAAGTTCCTGTAGTTATCCCTTCAAAAATACCAGACAAAAACTCAACAGTATCAGGTTCTTTACGTTGTGTAACAATTTTAGATTGTCCAGGTTTACGCCTATCTAATTCTTTTTGAATGGCTTCAAAGTTTATTTTTAAACCTGCAGGAAAACCATCAATTATACCGCCAATTGCAGTTCCATGAGACTCTCCGTAAGTTGTAACTTTTAATAAATTTCCAAAAGAATTGAATGACATATAGCTTAAATTATAATAATCTTTGCAAATATAAGCATCTATATACCAAGAAAACATTATTTATTATATTGTAATGATTTCTAATAAAATAAATTTAACTTTAAATCTTGATATATAAGGGAATATAAAGTTAGTAAAATGATATTCAAAAAAGATAAAAATTTTTGAACTTTTTGTTTCACAAAATGAAAAAGGTTTATATATTTGCACTCGCAATTAGGAAATGCCTAATGATACGCACTGGAGAAATGGCAGAGCGGTCGAATGCGGCAGTCTTGAAAACTGTTGACTGTAACAGGTCCGGGGGTTCGAATCCCTCTTTCTCCGCTGATAGATTTTCAAAAATCATCAAAACCCTTTAAAACCTATGTTTTAAAGGGTTTTTTCATTTCCATAAAACCCATAAAATTCATTAAATCGTATATCAATCGAGACCAAATCGGTGTCACCTGCAAAATTGCAGAATTTAGTGACACCGAATTTTTATCTATCCCTTTGATAGCAAAGGTTTAAAAATTAAAATCAGACTAAAACTAGTTCAAAAAAAGTACATCTTGTTTTGAATTCGGTGTCAGTTTAAATTTAATATGAATTTTAAAGGTTACCAAAATGAAAACAAAAACAGCAATTTTATTTTATGCAAAGAAGTCAAAAGTAAACGCCAAAGGGCAATGTGTAATTTATACGCGCATTACAGTCAATGGAAAGCGTATGGAGTTTAGTACAGGTAGATTAGTAAATCCAGAAAAATGGTCCTCTGCAGGAGGTAAAGTAAAGGGACATTCTAATGAAGCTCGTTCAATAAATAGACATCTTGATATTCTGAAAACGAAAATCATTGATATTCAAATGGAATTTATTCATGCAAAAATTCCGATCACAGCAAAACTATTTAAAAGTAAAATTTTAGGAGAAGAAGTAAAACGTCGAATGTTAATTCCAATTTTTGAAGATCATAATAAGAGAATAGAAGAATTAGTTGGCAAAGAATATGCTCCAGGAACTTTAGAGAGATATAAAACATCATTAAAACACACCAAAGAATTTTTAGAATGGAAATTTAAAGAATCAGATATTGATATTCTAAAAATCAATCATGCCTTTATTACAGATTACGAATTCTATTTAAGAAGTGTAAGAAACTGCAGCAACAATACAGCAGTAAAATACATTAAGAATTTCGGTAAAATAGTTAAAATCTGTTTGGCTAATAACTGGATGGATAGAAATCCGTTTAGCAATTACAAATCTAAAGTAAGAACAGTAGAGCGTGTCTATTTAACAGAAGATGAAATTCAAAAACTAATGGATAAAGAATTCGCAACAGAACGTTTGTCTTTGGTAACAGATATATTCTTATTCAGTTGCTATACAGGTCTCGCGTATATAGATGTAAAAAACCTAACGAAGTCACATATCAGTATTGGTATTGATGGTGACAAATGGATTTTTACGCACCGTCAAAAAACAGAGTCTGCTTCTAAAATTCCAATTTTGCCAGTTACTCAAATGATCATTGATAAATATGCAGACCATCCAAAATGCATTGCCAATAACTCTTTACTTCCAATTTTTAGCAATCAAAAAATGAATGCGTATTTAAAAGAAATTGCTGTAGTTTGTGAAATCAATAAAGAGCTGACTTTTCATATTGCACGTCATACATTTGCAACAACTGTAACGCTTTCAAATGGTGTGCCAATAGAGAGTGTCAGCAAAATGCTCGGACATAAAAATCTAAGAACAACGCAACATTATGCTAAGGTGCTAGATAGAAAAGTAAGTCATGATATGAATATTTTAAAACAAAAGTTAGCCAATACATATACTTTAGGTAAAAGTCAAGGTATAGGTTAGTTTAGAGACTGTTAATAACTTTTTAAGTACTTAGATTCAGAAATTTTATACAAAATGATTTAAATTGTAGCTCTCAAAATAAATCATTTTAATTGCTATGAATTCATTTTGCACACCATTCTTTCAAGAATTGGAGCGGGATTTTGTATTACTCAAAAATTGCGAATCCAATACGATTGTTGGGTGTCAAAAAATTATTTATTTTTTAGAAAAGAAGCTGAAAAAACTTAACAAGTGGTTGAAAATTTATCGTTTTGAATCTGAAAAAGAGGAGGTTTATTTCTTCAAAGAATTAAAGCCTTCACTAATTTCTAAAATACTGTTTTATAAACATGTTTTAAAGATAGAATCTAGGTTACCTTCTAGCAAAAAAGGAAAACGAAAGCACTATCTCAAATCTTTAAACAAAGCTTCTCAAATTGCAAGAGAAGATTTTGATTTTTACGAGTACTTCAGATCCAGATCAACTTATAACGACCACCATTATTTTATAAGAAGGCCCTATAAAGATATCATTCGAGATCACTCAATGCAATTGTATTTCGATTCTAAAATATCCACATCTCATGAATATCAAGTCGCAAATTTGATCTGTTCAGACATGCTCACAAACTACTTAGAACGTAAAATAGATGAAATAGATCATAAAAGTGGAACTACAAATTTTAGGGAACCTGTAAATTATTCCTGGTCTGGAACCAAAATAGATTTAGTCGAATTAATTTACGCACTCAAACATGCCAGACTTATCAATAACGGAAATACAGATGTAAAAGAATTAGCAAAACACATAGGCGAAATTTTCAATATAGAATTAGAAGATAATATTTATAGAATTTACCAGGACATCAAATTACGTAAAACAGTCAGAACAAAATTTATAAATCGTTTAGCAGACAACCTCAATCAAAAATTAAACGAAGAAGATTTGTAAATCCCAACTTGGGTCAGCTGTGGTTTTTGGCTTAAAAAGCAGCTTTTTTTAAAAGCTCTTTTTGGTAAAGAAATCAACAGACTTTCATTTTAAAATATTTTATCAATAGTAAAAGTAGTTTACAAGCTTTTGGTAAAAAATAACACCCACCTTACGTATACCTTGTGAATAGGAAACACACAATTGGTCTTGTTTTGTAGTATAATAATTTAAAACAAATCAATATGTATCTACACTTAAAAAAACTATTTCCAGAAACCGAAAACCTCGACATCTTAAAACACCAACAAGTAACAAAGTTAGATTTACTAAACGCTCTAAACTTTTTAGTAGATGAGATAAAAACTAGTAAAAAAGAAGAACAACCTAAAAAGTGGCTAAAGTCTTCAGAAGTAAAAAGCTTATTAAGAATTTCTCCTGGAACATTACAAAATTTACGCATAAACGGAACCTTAACCTATACCAAAATAGGAGGAATCATTTTTTACTCTTATGAAGAAATTCTAAAAGTAATGGAACAAAACAAAGTAAAAGCAACATCAAATGAGTAACATGAATTATATAAAACACCTAACTGGTTTCTTTGATAAAGTCATCAACGATCATACGTTAAACCCAACACATATTAGTTTATACATAGCCTTGTTTCAATTTTGGAACTGCAATCGATTCAGAAATCCCATCAGTATTTCAAGAGACGAAGTAATGCGAATTAGTAAAATCAGTTCAAAAGCAACTTATCATAAATGCTTAAAGAATTTACACGCTTTAGGATATTTGAGGTACGAACCCTCATACAATCCCTATAAGGGAAGTATGGTGTATATGTTTAATTTCTCAGAAAACTTAAAGCCAAAAAAGAAATCATTTAATAAACAAGTAAAAGACAAGCAGGAGACAAGTAACTTACCAACTACTGAACAAGCAGCGGTATCTTATATAAACTATACAAACAGTATAAACAATATAAAAAGTTTAAAAGAAGGAGAGCAATCACGGAATTTAGAATTAGAAAATTTAGTAGAGATTTCAAAACAAAAAAAGTTGCGCAAAAAAAACAAAAGGAATGTGCCAATTTTAGAAGAGGTGATGAAATACTTTCAGGAACAAAACTTTCCAGAAATCGAAGCCAATAAATTTTTCAATTACTTTTCAAGCAACGGATGGTTAGTAGGAGGTAAGACCCCAATGAAAAATTGGAAAGCTGCAGCAAAAAATTGGATGCTCAATAGTGTAAAATATAGCAACAATGGTAACAGTTCAAAAGCAGTAATTCAACCACAAAACCTCAACACAGCAATTGATAAAAATTACTCAGAACCACTTTGATGCTAGCGTCATCCTGAACTTGTAAGTGCTGAACTCGTTTCAGTATTTCAGGATCTCATAATTGGGCGCAATCTCTCAAAATCAAGTCACAATCCAAAACCGCCATAGAATCTGGCAGGCGAGTGTCAATAGTCTGAAGTTGTCGTTAAAAAAGAAATGCTGTTTGAGCTTTTGCGAGTTCATTTCTTTTAGACAACAAAAACTTAATTGACCGCCGAAGATTCAGGGCTTGATCTTTTGTTTCGTTTTGCATCAAGGCAAAATGATATGAAGAAAAAAATAAAAACCATTTCATCATTCCAAAAAAGAAAAGCACTAACAACGACAAACGAACAACGAAAACCGAACATGTACAACTACCAAAAAACCACAAACTGGTTAGAATCCAAAGGAAAGCAATTATTTGGTGATCATTTCAAAATATACAAAGAAGACAAAACCATTATTTACAAATTGATAGCCTATAGCTTACAAGATCAAAAAATGGTAAAAAGATGCAATATCAATTTAGAAAAAGGAATATTACTTTCTGGTCCTATAGGTTGTGGTAAAACCACATTAATGACATTATTGAAATTCTTAGTACGAAAAGATCAGAAATACTATGTAAAATCTTGCAGAGAAGTAAGTTTCGAATTCATAAAAGAAGGCTATGAAGTAATACACAAATATAGCAAACCAAGACTCCATCAAAAAAAAGCAAGCATCATTTGTTTTGATGATTTGGGTACCGAAAGCAATCTAAAATACTTTGGGAATGAATGCAATGTAATGGGAGAAATCTTGCTAAGTCGTTATGATGCTTTTATACATCCAGAGCAAAGTCGAAGAACAAAAACACATCTCACTACCAATCTATCAGCCTCAGAAATAGAACAATTTTATGGTAATAGAATCAGGAGTAGATTAAGAGAATCTTTTAATTTAATAGCCTTTAATAATAATACAAAAGACAAACGAAGGTAAATTTTACCCCTGTTTTTTAAACGAGTGTAAAAAATTAAATTATTTACCCTTGTCAACGTCATTGCGTGGAGTGCACAGCTTGTATCGAGCGAAGTCGAAATGTGGCAATCTCATCAGTTTAAACCGATATCTTATTTGTTTATAAGGTCATATAAAAAGAATAAAATTATTATTTTGATTGTTATTTCAATCAATTAAACTATATTTGATTGAAATAACAATCATTTTGTTGCCATGAATAAAAAAACACAAATACTATTTCCTAAGCATAAGGACATTCTTAAGCAAATGGGAGAAAACATCAAATTAGCAAGAAAGCGACGTAAACTAACAACAACGCAAGTTGCTGAAAGAGCCGATATAGTAAGAAGTACATTATACCTGATTGAAACAGGGAGTCCTAGTGTAACATTGGGTGCCTATTTCAATGTATTAAGAGTATTAAGCTTACAAGACGATTTCTTAAAACTAGCAGCTGATGATGAATTCGGAAGAAAATTACAAGATTTAGATTTATTATAAAATAACTATCATTGCGAGAAGGCACGAAGAAGCAATTTCATAAATTAGAAGTGTAAAATGGCTACTAAAAAACTAGATATATACGTATACACGCATTGGAAACCAATGATAGAACCACAATTAATAGGCATTCTTTCAGCACTAAACGCAAAAGGAAAAAAGGCTTTTAGTTTCGAGTATGATAAAAACTGGATCAAATCTAAAAACCAAATGCTATTAGATCCAGATATTCAGTTTTATGGTGGTCCACAATATCCAAATAATAAAGAAAATTTTGGTGTCTTTTTAGACAGTATGCCAGATACTTGGGGACGTACATTAATGAAAAGAAGAGCGGCTCAAGAAGCAGCTGTAATTGGAGAGAAAGCAAAAACATTATATGAAATAGACTTTTTACTCGGTGTCTATGATGAAAGCCGAATGGGGGCATTAAGATTTAAAACAGATGTAGAAGGTCCATTTTTAGATAATAACAATCTGTCTCCAACACCACCTTGGTCATCAATACGTGAACTTCAAGATGCTGCTCAAAACTTTGAAAATGATACCGAAAATGATGAAGCAAGACAATGGTTAGCTATTTTAATGGCACCTGGTTCCTCTTTGGGTGGTGCCAGACCCAAAGCAAATATTTTAGATAACGATAAAAATTTGTGGATAGCAAAATTCCCTGCAAAAAATGATACCACAGACAAAGCTGCTTGGGAATATCTAGCTTATCAATTGGCACTAAACGCAGGTATAAACATGTCCGAATGTAAAATCCAAAAGGTTACCGGAAATTACAATACATTTTTTACAAAACGCTTCGATAGAGAAAATGGCGAAAGAATACATTTCGCTTCGGCGATGACCATGACTGGTAATAACGAGGTCAAAATTAGAGATCATCAAGCAAGTTATTTGGAATTAGCAGAATTTATTCAAAATCATGGTAGTAATGTAGAAAGTAATCTCGAGCAACTTTGGCGCCGTATTGTTTTTAATATTGCCATTTCCAATACTGATGATCATTTACGCAATCATGGGTTTATAATTACAAACAAGGGTTGGGAACTCTCTCCAGCTTACGACCTCAACCCGTCTATAGATAAAGAGGGGCTGGCCTTAAATATCGATATGGATGATAATGCCTTAAACTACGATTTAGCCAAAACCGTAGGCATATATTTCCGTTTAGATGAAAACCAAATGAATAGCATTTTAGATGAGGTATTCGCTGCGGTTACTTCCTGGAAACAATTGGCAATAAAAATAGGCATTTCAAATAAAGAAATTCAACTCATGCAAAAAGCATTTAAGGTGTAGTTTTTTATTACCACAAACCACAAACCACAAACCACAAACCACAAAACTAGAACAATTTTATGGTAATAGAATCAGAAGTCGTTTAAGAGAGTCTTTTAATTTAATTGCTTTTTCAAATCATACTGAGGACAAACGCAAATAATAAATTTTAATTTCTTTTAGTTCCTTTTGTATTATTTCAGTAAAATGCATACATTTATCTTTTAACCTTTTTAGGTGAAAATTGAAAAAAAAACTTTGCATCTTATTGCTGCTGTAAAGAGGGAATCTATTGAAAAAGATAAATGGCTAACAGCAAACATGCACATATTAGATATAATATTCTAGATTATTGTTTTCGTAATAAATCTTATAATTTTAATGATTTATTATCTTATGTAAATGATAAAATTGCAGAAATCTATCCAGGAGAAGGCATATCTACAAGAACACTAAGAGAAGATATAAAAGTTTTTAGAAATAAAGACAAAGGATTTGCGGCGCCACTTCCAGAAAATATTAGAATTTTAAGATATACTAATCTAGATTTTTCAATAGCTCAAAAACCGTTATTGGATTATGAACAATATTTAATTGATGCCTCTCAACAATTATTAGAAAGGTTCGAGAATCATCCAAAATACAACAAACTTTCAGAGGCTTTAATAAAGTTTCAAGATGGTGAAGAAGAAAATGACACTTCTAAAATTTTATTTTACGATAGTAATGAAGAGTATAAAGGTATTAGATTTTTAAAGCCATTATACCTTGCAATTAAGAAAAAACAAGTATTACAAATAACTTTTAAAGGTTTTCAAGATGAAATAGCTACTACTTTTGAATTCCATCCACATATCTTAAAGCAATACAATAATAGGTGGTTTGTTTTTGGTTTAAATAATACCAGTACAATTAAAGAATGGAGCATCCCTTTAGATGAAAGACTAATCAAATTTGATGTTCTTGAAGATGCTACTTATATAGAGAGTGAAGTAGATTGGGATACCTTCTTTAGAACAATGGTAGGTGTCGTAAGACCTAAAAATGCTAAAGTAGTAAAAGTAGTTTTACGTTTTTACAATGGTAGAGAAAACTATTTTAAAACAAAACCCTTTCATCCAGATTTTGAAGAGTTTTTTGAAGAGGATAAACAAGATCAGGTTTGGTTTGA
The DNA window shown above is from Polaribacter sp. Hel_I_88 and carries:
- a CDS encoding alpha/beta hydrolase, which codes for MDSIKLKLDFYKPRRMKSTTPLILYVHGGGFSGGKRDDINIESFANNMAERGYAVASISYQLTMKKLGFGCNTKSSDKINAFNTASDDIIQATNYLIKYKERFNINPNQIILMGTSAGAEAVLNLAYVYTSKTLSKEVKFAGVISMAGAIITLDNITTKTAIPTQLFHGTNDKLVPYNVAPHHYCDKNSVGYLKLYGSKAIANKLKEIDKSFYLYTIKKGDHSWSGRPMNQCRKEIVDFLYYDVLKKNNRQTETAI
- a CDS encoding heparan-alpha-glucosaminide N-acetyltransferase domain-containing protein, which encodes MESKRLYFIDIIRAFAIIMMLQGHFIDTLLAVEYRDLNLVPYAIWSYFRGITAPTFFTISGLIFTYLLLKAKEKGNEKERMRKGIIRGFFLVFVGYLIRSPILQWLSGSFNTYFLVIDVLQCIGLSLILIIILYFLSGKKTMLFSIVSVSIGVLIFLTEPLYRGLSFENLPLFFSNYISKSNGSIFTIIPWFGYVAFGAFLATLFHKNLHKKKFKLKAIVSFFVIGLILIFYSSYILSEISKITNIKLFLDSASYNYLFTRLGNVFIYFAFFYAFEKYLKFPLILKIGQKTLSIYVIHFIIIYGSFTGIGLKLIGKTLSDWQAVFGASLFIMSVCFISFYYVKTNAFLYKYFRNIFDTLKGK
- the aroC gene encoding chorismate synthase, with the translated sequence MSFNSFGNLLKVTTYGESHGTAIGGIIDGFPAGLKINFEAIQKELDRRKPGQSKIVTQRKEPDTVEFLSGIFEGITTGTSIGFIIKNTNQKSKDYNHNTNIYRPSHADFTYDQKYGIRDYRGGGRSSARETANWVVAGALAKQLIANIKINAFTSSVGDIFIDKPYQELDFSKTEDNIVRCPDGTSAEKMIAKIKEIRKQGDTIGGTITCVAQNMPVGLGEPIFNKLHAELGKAMLSINAVKGFEFGSGFCGARMKGSEHNDIFNADGSTQSNLSGGVQGGISNGMDIYFRVAFKPVATIMSSQQTINSENEITEITGKGRHDPCVVPRAVPIIEAMTALVLADFWLIHKTRKI
- a CDS encoding site-specific integrase; this encodes MKTKTAILFYAKKSKVNAKGQCVIYTRITVNGKRMEFSTGRLVNPEKWSSAGGKVKGHSNEARSINRHLDILKTKIIDIQMEFIHAKIPITAKLFKSKILGEEVKRRMLIPIFEDHNKRIEELVGKEYAPGTLERYKTSLKHTKEFLEWKFKESDIDILKINHAFITDYEFYLRSVRNCSNNTAVKYIKNFGKIVKICLANNWMDRNPFSNYKSKVRTVERVYLTEDEIQKLMDKEFATERLSLVTDIFLFSCYTGLAYIDVKNLTKSHISIGIDGDKWIFTHRQKTESASKIPILPVTQMIIDKYADHPKCIANNSLLPIFSNQKMNAYLKEIAVVCEINKELTFHIARHTFATTVTLSNGVPIESVSKMLGHKNLRTTQHYAKVLDRKVSHDMNILKQKLANTYTLGKSQGIG
- a CDS encoding RteC domain-containing protein, which encodes MKIYRFESEKEEVYFFKELKPSLISKILFYKHVLKIESRLPSSKKGKRKHYLKSLNKASQIAREDFDFYEYFRSRSTYNDHHYFIRRPYKDIIRDHSMQLYFDSKISTSHEYQVANLICSDMLTNYLERKIDEIDHKSGTTNFREPVNYSWSGTKIDLVELIYALKHARLINNGNTDVKELAKHIGEIFNIELEDNIYRIYQDIKLRKTVRTKFINRLADNLNQKLNEEDL
- a CDS encoding helix-turn-helix domain-containing protein, yielding MYLHLKKLFPETENLDILKHQQVTKLDLLNALNFLVDEIKTSKKEEQPKKWLKSSEVKSLLRISPGTLQNLRINGTLTYTKIGGIIFYSYEEILKVMEQNKVKATSNE
- a CDS encoding transcriptional regulator, translating into MSNMNYIKHLTGFFDKVINDHTLNPTHISLYIALFQFWNCNRFRNPISISRDEVMRISKISSKATYHKCLKNLHALGYLRYEPSYNPYKGSMVYMFNFSENLKPKKKSFNKQVKDKQETSNLPTTEQAAVSYINYTNSINNIKSLKEGEQSRNLELENLVEISKQKKLRKKNKRNVPILEEVMKYFQEQNFPEIEANKFFNYFSSNGWLVGGKTPMKNWKAAAKNWMLNSVKYSNNGNSSKAVIQPQNLNTAIDKNYSEPL
- a CDS encoding AAA family ATPase, yielding MKKKIKTISSFQKRKALTTTNEQRKPNMYNYQKTTNWLESKGKQLFGDHFKIYKEDKTIIYKLIAYSLQDQKMVKRCNINLEKGILLSGPIGCGKTTLMTLLKFLVRKDQKYYVKSCREVSFEFIKEGYEVIHKYSKPRLHQKKASIICFDDLGTESNLKYFGNECNVMGEILLSRYDAFIHPEQSRRTKTHLTTNLSASEIEQFYGNRIRSRLRESFNLIAFNNNTKDKRR
- a CDS encoding helix-turn-helix transcriptional regulator, whose amino-acid sequence is MGENIKLARKRRKLTTTQVAERADIVRSTLYLIETGSPSVTLGAYFNVLRVLSLQDDFLKLAADDEFGRKLQDLDLL
- a CDS encoding type II toxin-antitoxin system HipA family toxin, whose translation is MATKKLDIYVYTHWKPMIEPQLIGILSALNAKGKKAFSFEYDKNWIKSKNQMLLDPDIQFYGGPQYPNNKENFGVFLDSMPDTWGRTLMKRRAAQEAAVIGEKAKTLYEIDFLLGVYDESRMGALRFKTDVEGPFLDNNNLSPTPPWSSIRELQDAAQNFENDTENDEARQWLAILMAPGSSLGGARPKANILDNDKNLWIAKFPAKNDTTDKAAWEYLAYQLALNAGINMSECKIQKVTGNYNTFFTKRFDRENGERIHFASAMTMTGNNEVKIRDHQASYLELAEFIQNHGSNVESNLEQLWRRIVFNIAISNTDDHLRNHGFIITNKGWELSPAYDLNPSIDKEGLALNIDMDDNALNYDLAKTVGIYFRLDENQMNSILDEVFAAVTSWKQLAIKIGISNKEIQLMQKAFKV
- a CDS encoding YafY family protein, giving the protein MANSKHAHIRYNILDYCFRNKSYNFNDLLSYVNDKIAEIYPGEGISTRTLREDIKVFRNKDKGFAAPLPENIRILRYTNLDFSIAQKPLLDYEQYLIDASQQLLERFENHPKYNKLSEALIKFQDGEEENDTSKILFYDSNEEYKGIRFLKPLYLAIKKKQVLQITFKGFQDEIATTFEFHPHILKQYNNRWFVFGLNNTSTIKEWSIPLDERLIKFDVLEDATYIESEVDWDTFFRTMVGVVRPKNAKVVKVVLRFYNGRENYFKTKPFHPDFEEFFEEDKQDQVWFETIINKELVQQILSYGQDVEVLAPKRLKEQMLEHANSMSKYYNK